The nucleotide window ACGCGAGGTCGCCGCACAGATCGACGCCGGCGAGTTCGACGACGAACTCGCAGCCTGACGGCGTTCGACGGCTTTAAGTTCCCGATCCCGTTCTTTTCGGTGGAGACACAGCCAGTCTGTGTCACCGACCCGTAGCAGCCGTACGGCGTACTACGGAGGTGAACGATGGCAGATCAGGATATCGAGAACGCAGTCTCAGCGGCGCTCGACAGCGCCCCAGACCGAAACTTCAGAGAAACGGTCGACCTCGCGGTGAATCTCCGCGACATCGACCTGGACGACCCGTCGAACCGTATCGACGAGAGCATCGTCCTGCCCCAGGGAACGGGACAGGAAACCGCGATCGCCGTCTTCGCGGAGGGCGAGACCGCCCTCCTGGCCGAGGAGGCCGCCGACGAGGTCCTCGACAGCGACGACCTCGAATCGCTCGGTGACGACGACGGCGACGCGAAAGATCTCGCCGACCGGATCGACTTCTTCCTCGCAGAAGAGTCGCTCATGCAGGACATCGGTCGCTACCTGGGGACGGTCCTCGGGCCACGCGGCAAGATGCCCGACCCGGTCGCACCGGACGACGACGTGGTCGAAGTGATCGAACGCCTGCGCAACTCCGTGCAGTTGCGCAGCGGTGACCGACGCACGTTCCACACGCGCGTGGGCGCCGAAGACATGGCCGCCGAGGAGATCGCAGACAACGTCGACGTGATCCTCCGGCGCCTCCAGGCCGACCTCGAAAAGGGCCCTCAGAACCTGGACGCAGTGTACGTGAAGACCACGATGGGGCCCGCTGTGGAGGTGGTCTGAGATGAGCGCCGAACGAAAGACCGAGACGATTCCCGAGTGGAAGCGCGAGGAGATCGACGACCTCGAAGCGCTGCTCGACAGCTACGAGAACCTCGGCATCGTCGATCTGACCGCGATCCCGAGCCGACAGCTCCAGGAGATGCGCCGCGAACTCCACGGTATCGCAGAGATCCGTGTGAGCCGGAACAGCCTGCTCGACCGGGCCCTGGAGAGCCACGACGAAGGCGCCGAAGTGCTCGTCGAGCACCTCACGGGCCACGTCGGCGTCATCGCGACCGACGAGAACCCCTTCGCGCTCTACC belongs to Halococcoides cellulosivorans and includes:
- a CDS encoding 50S ribosomal protein L1 — its product is MADQDIENAVSAALDSAPDRNFRETVDLAVNLRDIDLDDPSNRIDESIVLPQGTGQETAIAVFAEGETALLAEEAADEVLDSDDLESLGDDDGDAKDLADRIDFFLAEESLMQDIGRYLGTVLGPRGKMPDPVAPDDDVVEVIERLRNSVQLRSGDRRTFHTRVGAEDMAAEEIADNVDVILRRLQADLEKGPQNLDAVYVKTTMGPAVEVV